A window of the Gossypium hirsutum isolate 1008001.06 chromosome A03, Gossypium_hirsutum_v2.1, whole genome shotgun sequence genome harbors these coding sequences:
- the LOC107927924 gene encoding zinc finger CCCH domain-containing protein 19 isoform X1 encodes MDTEEEEAHHVPNVDSSVQLEDTPVNTATVSELENRNSESNFELESVSVLDEPGVSTEVSAEKEEEGEGKGVVGEAGAGEKGGEDLIGGEEKCEMLGGGVEVNASSSGVGNKEGDGGEDGYMAGGKADVVEDAAGVVVMCKMEDASEMANEIRSAGGIEVSVAEHGAVELADEAGNLVERKVADDVLERVDVPEEKQVADMVEERGIADAAAVDGATEGVLAKEEETSVAVEVGGSTEQTVVKEETGIMNEREVADVSVKSEMMVEKEGEQSGVMEETGVDDMTEKTEFVEEPVVEGEMGTDMVEEGGVLEEKSVLNVTEQTEDLEYVHAAREIGNDMAEPAEDSVMEEESEKEEDTELGNEVEGVEKEEEREAEMGDTVEAMEAADDTEMPETTEELEMEAAEETEDTEEIEEDSKASGGKRKRGKKLSTKVPARAPSRKKVEEDVCFICFDGGNLVLCDRRGCPKAYHSACVGRDEAFFQSKGKWNCGWHLCSNCKKNAHYMCFTCTFSLCKGCIKEAVILCIRGNKGFCESCMNLVMLIEKEQQVNQEMAQIDFDDRGSWEYLFKDYWIDLKSRLSITSDELAQAKNPWKGAAKQESPIELHGFNDAGGSDSDSSSGNVEVTVSKRRKTRSQSKARATEGDSPSTMAASAEGASADENAEWASKELLEVVMNMRNGDKSVLSRMELSQLILDYIQKYKLRDRRNKSYVICDMRLKNLFGKPRVGHIEMLNLLDPHIFFTKEDSQTYDLQGSVVDAEANQLEADWNSDALRKTGKDKKRKTRKKGDARGLQSNVDDYAAIDMHNISLIYLRRNLVEELLEDTETFHDKVFDSFVRIRISGAGQKQDLYRLVQVVGTSKVAEPYRVGKRTTDFLLDILNLNKTEAISIDIISNQEFTEDECKRLRQSIKCGLINRLTVGDIQEKAMTIQAVRVKDWVESEITRLSHLRDRASDLGRRKELRECVEKLQILKTPEELQRRLEEIPEIHVDPNMDPSYESEEEDEDDKKQGNYMRSRGSSFNRRGREPISPRKGGYSSTDSWSGGRNYSSMNRELSRNLSGKGFTSKGDDSIGASETGNENLWNLGRERETQQPNSWSKPKTALSSEIGTRNTHSVVIQEPSLKVASEISPAPPSIGVTTNVQVNETEKMWHYQDPSGKVQGPFSIVQLRKWSNTGYFPADLKIWKTNETQDDSILLTNALAGKFQKDPPVVDNSLPKAQMALYGNSLGAALKQGIESQVGERSRLDQHRVAWSPQRVLASPGQTDISSSAVRPAPSSLEIPKHSRDTWGSDTNLPSPTPNQNPTGGNKGQAFESKWSPTPGQSSGPLPVPNPFRGGAVGLQPPTVVSESGSPAAPVVHSHPMVSSESHRRQVNVQASVNLGADLKNAGVSIQNLVQSLSSNNPPAETHGPGSVSVSRQEAVSVPSMPATGTQRWTNASTQKHEPNPSLAMPAQPAAYSHWNDASQASQFPGVFQTPGQPNMVPSESWRPAVPVQSNVQLPAPPNLPWGMTVPDNQGTTALRQAPGNQNPGWGPIPGNQNMGWGAPVPANTNMNWGPSSQGSASVNPNQNWAPPGQRQVPGNANPGWSAPGNTIQGWTPPGQGPTGWVAPGQGAAPGNANPGYPTPSRNSSMWGGAGAGAGAEPNHNGDKFSDQRDRSSQGNESGFGGAKPWNRQSSFGSGGGGSSRPPFKGQRVCKFHENGHCKKGASCDYMHT; translated from the exons ATGGATACCGAGGAAGAAGAGGCTCACCATGTCCCCAATGTTGATTCTTCTGTTCAATTGGAAGATACACCGGTGAATACAGCAACGGTTTCTGAGTTAGAGAATCGGAATAGTGAGTCTAATTTTGAGCTCGAGTCTGTTTCCGTGTTGGATGAGCCGGGAGTATCGACAGAGGTTTCTGCTGAAAAGGAGGAGGAAGGTGAGGGAAAGGGAGTTGTTGGTGAGGCTGGGGCTGGTGAAAAGGGCGGCGAGGATTTGATCGGTGGAGAGGAGAAGTGCGAGATGTTGGGTGGTGGTGTTGAGGTAAATGCTTCGTCTTCGGGTGTTGGTAATAAGGAAGGTGATGGCGGGGAGGATGGATACATGGCGGGGGGGAAAGCTGACGTGGTGGAGGATGCGGCGGGGGTTGTTGTGATGTGCAAAATGGAGGATGCGTCTGAGATGGCGAATGAAATACGGTCAGCGGGAGGGATTGAGGTGTCTGTGGCAGAACACGGAGCTGTTGAGTTGGCTGATGAAGCGGGAAATTTGGTGGAGCGAAAGGTGGCTGATGATGTGCTTGAACGAGTAGATGTTCCAGAGGAGAAACAGGTGGCTGACATGGTGGAGGAAAGAGGGATTGCTGATGCGGCGGCGGTGGATGGCGCCACAGAAGGTGTTTTGgctaaagaagaagaaacaagcGTGGCAGTAGAAGTGGGTGGTTCAACAGAGCAAACTGTGGTTAAGGAGGAAACTGGAATTATGAATGAAAGAGAGGTGGCTGACGTGTCCGTGAAAAGTGAAATGATGGTGGAGAAAGAGGGGGAGCAAAGTGGGGTTATGGAAGAAACAGGGGTGGATGACATGACTGAGAAAACTGAATTTGTGGAGGAACCGGTGGTTGAGGGAGAAATGGGAACTGACATGGTTGAGGAAGGCGGAGTTTTGGAAGAAAAATCAGTGCTTAATGTGACTGAGCAAACTGAAGATTTGGAGTATGTTCATGCAGCCAGGGAAATAGGTAACGATATGGCTGAGCCAGCGGAGGACTCTGTGATGGAGGAGGAATCGGAGAAAGAAGAAGATACAGAGTTAGGAAATGAAGTAGAGGGTGTCGAAAAAGAAGAGGAGAGAGAAGCTGAAATGGGAGATACTGTAGAGGCAATGGAAGCAGCAGATGACACTGAGATGCCTGAGACGACAGAAGAGTTGGAAATGGAGGCTGCAGAGGAGACGGAGGATACAGAGGAGATAGAGGAGGATAGTAAAGCCAGTGGTGGCAAGAGGAAGCGGGGAAAGAAGTTGAGTACTAAGGTTCCAGCAAGAGCTCCATCTAGGAAGAAGGTGGAAGAGGATGTCTGTTTCATTTGCTTTGATGGCGGTAACCTTGTGCTTTGCGACCGCAG GGGTTGCCCAAAGGCTTACCACTCTGCTTGCGTTGGTCGAGATGAGGCTTTCTTTCAATCAAAGGGTAAATGGAATTGTG GTTGGCATCTGTGTAGCAACTGCAAAAAGAACGCACATTATATGTGTTTCACGTGTACCTTTTCCTTATGCAAGGGATGCATCAAAGAGGCTGTAATCCTATGTATTAGGGGTAACAAAGGCTTCTGTGAGTCGTGTATGAATCTTGTCATGTTGATTGAAAAGGAGCAGCAGGTAAATCAGGAAATG GCACAAATTGATTTTGATGACCGAGGTAGCTGGGAATATCTATTCAAGGATTATTGGATTGATTTAAAGAGCAGGCTATCAATAACTTCAGATGAACTTGCTCAGGCTAAAAATCCCTGGAAAGGTGCTGCCAAACAGGAATCACCTATTGAACTCCATGGTTTTAATGATGCTGGAGGGTCTGACTCAGATAGTTCTTCTGGGAATGTTGAAGTAACCGTTTCTAAACGAAGAAAGACTAGGAGCCAATCAAAGGCACGTGCTACGGAGGGTGATTCTCCTAGCACTATGGCAGCTAGTGCTGAAGGTGCATCTGCAGATGAAAATGCTGAGTGGGCATCGAAAGAGCTCTTAGAAGTTGTTATGAACATGAGAAATGGTGACAAATCTGTTTTATCTCGAATGGAGCTAAGTCAACTTATATTGGATTACATTCAAAAGTACAAGCTTCGAGATCGTCGCAATAAGTCTTATGTCATTTGTGACATGAGGCTTAAGAATCTGTTTGGGAAACCGAGAGTGGGTCATATTGAAATGTTAAATCTTCTAGACCCTCACATTTTTTTCACAAAAGAGGACTCTCAGACATATGACCTTCAAGGGAGTGTTGTTGATGCAGAAGCTAATCAGCTAGAGGCTGATTGGAACTCTGATGCTTTGAGAAAGACCGGAAAAGATAAGAAACGTAAAACACGAAAGAAGGGTGATGCAAGGGGACTTCAATCAAATGTAGATGATTATGCTGCCATTGACATGCATAATATCAGTCTAATTTATTTGCGACGAAATTTGGTGGAGGAATTGCTTGAAGATACTGAAACATTCCATGACAAGGTTTTCGATTCTTTTGTGAGAATAAGAATATCTGGTGCTGGTCAAAAGCAAGATTTGTATAGGCTAGTGCAAGTTGTTG GTACAAGCAAAGTTGCTGAACCATATAGAGTTGGGAAAAGAACTACTGATTTTCTACtagatattttaaatttaaacaagaCAGAGGCCATATCGATTGATATTATATCAAATCAAGAGTTCACTGAG GATGAATGCAAGCGGCTACGCCAGAGCATTAAGTGTGGACTTATCAACCGGCTGACTGTG GGAGATATACAGGAAAAGGCCATGACAATCCAGGCAGTCAGAGTCAAAGAT TGGGTGGAATCAGAGATAACACGTCTCAGTCATCTTCGTGATCGAGCCAGTGATTTAGGACGTAGAAAAGA GCTTAGAGAATGTGTAGAGAAATTGCAAATTTTAAAGACACCTGAGGAGCTACAGCGTAGATTAGAGGAGATACCTGAGATACATGTAGACCCCAACATGGATCCTAGTTATGAAtcggaagaagaagatgaagatgataAGAAACAAg GTAATTATATGAGATCAAGAGGTAGTAGTTTTAACAGGCGAGGGAGAGAGCCAATTTCTCCGAGGAAGGGAGGTTACAGTTCAACTGATTCTTGGAGTGGGGGTAGAAATTATTCTAGCATGAATCGGGAATTAAGCAGGAACCTGTCTGGTAAAGGATTTACAAGCAAAGGGGACGATTCTATTGGAGCCAGTGAGACGGGGAATGAAAATTTATGGAATCTAGGACGGGAGAGAGAAACACAACAACCAAACAGTTGGAGCAAGCCAAAAACGGCCCTAAGTTCGGAAATTGGGACAAGGAATACCCACTCTGTTGTAATCCAGGAACCATCTTTGAAGGTTGCATCGGAAATTTCACCTGCACCTCCATCCATAGGAGTAACTACCAATGTCCAGGTTAATGAAACTGAGAAAATGTGGCATTATCAGGATCCATCTGGTAAGGTTCAAGGACCATTTTCGATAGTGCAGCTGCGGAAATGGAGTAATACTGGATATTTCCCTGCTGATTTAAAAATATGGAAAACTAATGAGACTCAAGATGATTCTATACTTTTGACTAATGCCTTGGCTGGAAAGTTTCAGAAAGACCCTCCAGTAGTCGATAATAGCCTTCCAAAAGCTCAAATGGCCTTGTATGGGAATTCTCTTGGAGCAGCCTTGAAACAAGGAATTGAAAGCCAAGTTGGAGAAAGATCAAGGCTTGATCAACATCGTGTAGCTTGGAGTCCTCAGCGTGTTCTGGCTTCACCAGGTCAAACAGATATCAGTTCTTCCGCAGTCAGACCTGCTCCATCTTCACTCGAAATCCCAAAGCATTCTCGAGATACATGGGGCTCTGATACAAACCTACCTTCTCCTACTCCGAACCAAAATCCCACTGGTGGGAATAAGGGACAAGCATTTGAAAGCAAATGGTCACCTACCCCTGGTCAGTCATCAGGTCCTCTTCCGGTACCTAATCCATTCCGAGGAGGTGCTGTAGGGCTGCAACCCCCTACTGTTGTTTCAGAGAGTGGGAGCCCAGCTGCTCCTGTAGTGCATTCACATCCGATGGTGTCAAGTGAATCACATAGGAGACAGGTCAATGTTCAGGCTTCAGTTAATTTAGGTGCTGATTTGAAAAATGCAGGTGTATCTATCCAGAATTTGGTTCAATCTTTGAGTTCTAATAATCCTCCTGCTGAAACTCATGGACCGGGTTCTGTCTCAGTTTCAAGGCAAGAAGCAGTTTCTGTACCCTCTATGCCTGCCACTGGAACTCAAAGGTGGACAAACGCTTCGACTCAGAAGCATGAGCCAAATCCCTCGCTTGCCATGCCTGCTCAACCTGCTGCTTATAGTCACTGGAATGACGCATCACAGGCCAGTCAATTCCCTGGGGTTTTCCAAACTCCTGGTCAACCGAATATGGTGCCATCAGAATCCTGGAGACCTGCTGTTCCAGTTCAGTCAAACGTTCAACTTCCTGCACCACCAAATTTACCTTGGGGTATGACTGTCCCCGATAACCAAGGCACCACTGCCCTGAGACAGGCACCAGGGAATCAAAACCCTGGTTGGGGACCAATACCAGGGAATCAAAACATGGGATGGGGTGCACCGGTCCCGGCAAATACAAACATGAACTGGGGACCATCTAGTCAGGGATCAGCATCTGTTAATCCAAATCAAAATTGGGCTCCACCTGGCCAAAGACAAGTACCCGGGAATGCAAATCCAGGTTGGTCTGCTCCTGGGAATACAATCCAAGGATGGACACCTCCTGGCCAAGGACCTACCGGATGGGTTGCACCAGGACAAGGTGCAGCACCAGGAAATGCAAACCCTGGTTATCCAACACCGTCTAGAAACTCAAGCATGTGGGGAGGAGCCGGAGCCGGAGCCGGAGCTGAACCAAATCACAACGGAGACAAGTTTTCTGATCAAAGAGATAGAAGCTCCCAGGGTAACGAATCAGGTTTTGGTGGGGCCAAACCTTGGAACAGGCAATCATCATTTGGCAGTGGAGGTGGTGGTTCTTCTAGACCACCATTTAAAGGTCAAAGAGTATGCAAATTCCATGAAAATGGACACTGCAAGAAAGGGGCATCGTGTGATTATATGCACACTTAA
- the LOC107927924 gene encoding zinc finger CCCH domain-containing protein 19 isoform X2, whose amino-acid sequence MDTEEEEAHHVPNVDSSVQLEDTPVNTATVSELENRNSESNFELESVSVLDEPGVSTEVSAEKEEEGEGKGVVGEAGAGEKGGEDLIGGEEKCEMLGGGVEVNASSSGVGNKEGDGGEDGYMAGGKADVVEDAAGVVVMCKMEDASEMANEIRSAGGIEVSVAEHGAVELADEAGNLVERKVADDVLERVDVPEEKQVADMVEERGIADAAAVDGATEGVLAKEEETSVAVEVGGSTEQTVVKEETGIMNEREVADVSVKSEMMVEKEGEQSGVMEETGVDDMTEKTEFVEEPVVEGEMGTDMVEEGGVLEEKSVLNVTEQTEDLEYVHAAREIGNDMAEPAEDSVMEEESEKEEDTELGNEVEGVEKEEEREAEMGDTVEAMEAADDTEMPETTEELEMEAAEETEDTEEIEEDSKASGGKRKRGKKLSTKVPARAPSRKKVEEDVCFICFDGGNLVLCDRRGCPKAYHSACVGRDEAFFQSKGKWNCGWHLCSNCKKNAHYMCFTCTFSLCKGCIKEAVILCIRGNKGFCESCMNLVMLIEKEQQAQIDFDDRGSWEYLFKDYWIDLKSRLSITSDELAQAKNPWKGAAKQESPIELHGFNDAGGSDSDSSSGNVEVTVSKRRKTRSQSKARATEGDSPSTMAASAEGASADENAEWASKELLEVVMNMRNGDKSVLSRMELSQLILDYIQKYKLRDRRNKSYVICDMRLKNLFGKPRVGHIEMLNLLDPHIFFTKEDSQTYDLQGSVVDAEANQLEADWNSDALRKTGKDKKRKTRKKGDARGLQSNVDDYAAIDMHNISLIYLRRNLVEELLEDTETFHDKVFDSFVRIRISGAGQKQDLYRLVQVVGTSKVAEPYRVGKRTTDFLLDILNLNKTEAISIDIISNQEFTEDECKRLRQSIKCGLINRLTVGDIQEKAMTIQAVRVKDWVESEITRLSHLRDRASDLGRRKELRECVEKLQILKTPEELQRRLEEIPEIHVDPNMDPSYESEEEDEDDKKQGNYMRSRGSSFNRRGREPISPRKGGYSSTDSWSGGRNYSSMNRELSRNLSGKGFTSKGDDSIGASETGNENLWNLGRERETQQPNSWSKPKTALSSEIGTRNTHSVVIQEPSLKVASEISPAPPSIGVTTNVQVNETEKMWHYQDPSGKVQGPFSIVQLRKWSNTGYFPADLKIWKTNETQDDSILLTNALAGKFQKDPPVVDNSLPKAQMALYGNSLGAALKQGIESQVGERSRLDQHRVAWSPQRVLASPGQTDISSSAVRPAPSSLEIPKHSRDTWGSDTNLPSPTPNQNPTGGNKGQAFESKWSPTPGQSSGPLPVPNPFRGGAVGLQPPTVVSESGSPAAPVVHSHPMVSSESHRRQVNVQASVNLGADLKNAGVSIQNLVQSLSSNNPPAETHGPGSVSVSRQEAVSVPSMPATGTQRWTNASTQKHEPNPSLAMPAQPAAYSHWNDASQASQFPGVFQTPGQPNMVPSESWRPAVPVQSNVQLPAPPNLPWGMTVPDNQGTTALRQAPGNQNPGWGPIPGNQNMGWGAPVPANTNMNWGPSSQGSASVNPNQNWAPPGQRQVPGNANPGWSAPGNTIQGWTPPGQGPTGWVAPGQGAAPGNANPGYPTPSRNSSMWGGAGAGAGAEPNHNGDKFSDQRDRSSQGNESGFGGAKPWNRQSSFGSGGGGSSRPPFKGQRVCKFHENGHCKKGASCDYMHT is encoded by the exons ATGGATACCGAGGAAGAAGAGGCTCACCATGTCCCCAATGTTGATTCTTCTGTTCAATTGGAAGATACACCGGTGAATACAGCAACGGTTTCTGAGTTAGAGAATCGGAATAGTGAGTCTAATTTTGAGCTCGAGTCTGTTTCCGTGTTGGATGAGCCGGGAGTATCGACAGAGGTTTCTGCTGAAAAGGAGGAGGAAGGTGAGGGAAAGGGAGTTGTTGGTGAGGCTGGGGCTGGTGAAAAGGGCGGCGAGGATTTGATCGGTGGAGAGGAGAAGTGCGAGATGTTGGGTGGTGGTGTTGAGGTAAATGCTTCGTCTTCGGGTGTTGGTAATAAGGAAGGTGATGGCGGGGAGGATGGATACATGGCGGGGGGGAAAGCTGACGTGGTGGAGGATGCGGCGGGGGTTGTTGTGATGTGCAAAATGGAGGATGCGTCTGAGATGGCGAATGAAATACGGTCAGCGGGAGGGATTGAGGTGTCTGTGGCAGAACACGGAGCTGTTGAGTTGGCTGATGAAGCGGGAAATTTGGTGGAGCGAAAGGTGGCTGATGATGTGCTTGAACGAGTAGATGTTCCAGAGGAGAAACAGGTGGCTGACATGGTGGAGGAAAGAGGGATTGCTGATGCGGCGGCGGTGGATGGCGCCACAGAAGGTGTTTTGgctaaagaagaagaaacaagcGTGGCAGTAGAAGTGGGTGGTTCAACAGAGCAAACTGTGGTTAAGGAGGAAACTGGAATTATGAATGAAAGAGAGGTGGCTGACGTGTCCGTGAAAAGTGAAATGATGGTGGAGAAAGAGGGGGAGCAAAGTGGGGTTATGGAAGAAACAGGGGTGGATGACATGACTGAGAAAACTGAATTTGTGGAGGAACCGGTGGTTGAGGGAGAAATGGGAACTGACATGGTTGAGGAAGGCGGAGTTTTGGAAGAAAAATCAGTGCTTAATGTGACTGAGCAAACTGAAGATTTGGAGTATGTTCATGCAGCCAGGGAAATAGGTAACGATATGGCTGAGCCAGCGGAGGACTCTGTGATGGAGGAGGAATCGGAGAAAGAAGAAGATACAGAGTTAGGAAATGAAGTAGAGGGTGTCGAAAAAGAAGAGGAGAGAGAAGCTGAAATGGGAGATACTGTAGAGGCAATGGAAGCAGCAGATGACACTGAGATGCCTGAGACGACAGAAGAGTTGGAAATGGAGGCTGCAGAGGAGACGGAGGATACAGAGGAGATAGAGGAGGATAGTAAAGCCAGTGGTGGCAAGAGGAAGCGGGGAAAGAAGTTGAGTACTAAGGTTCCAGCAAGAGCTCCATCTAGGAAGAAGGTGGAAGAGGATGTCTGTTTCATTTGCTTTGATGGCGGTAACCTTGTGCTTTGCGACCGCAG GGGTTGCCCAAAGGCTTACCACTCTGCTTGCGTTGGTCGAGATGAGGCTTTCTTTCAATCAAAGGGTAAATGGAATTGTG GTTGGCATCTGTGTAGCAACTGCAAAAAGAACGCACATTATATGTGTTTCACGTGTACCTTTTCCTTATGCAAGGGATGCATCAAAGAGGCTGTAATCCTATGTATTAGGGGTAACAAAGGCTTCTGTGAGTCGTGTATGAATCTTGTCATGTTGATTGAAAAGGAGCAGCAG GCACAAATTGATTTTGATGACCGAGGTAGCTGGGAATATCTATTCAAGGATTATTGGATTGATTTAAAGAGCAGGCTATCAATAACTTCAGATGAACTTGCTCAGGCTAAAAATCCCTGGAAAGGTGCTGCCAAACAGGAATCACCTATTGAACTCCATGGTTTTAATGATGCTGGAGGGTCTGACTCAGATAGTTCTTCTGGGAATGTTGAAGTAACCGTTTCTAAACGAAGAAAGACTAGGAGCCAATCAAAGGCACGTGCTACGGAGGGTGATTCTCCTAGCACTATGGCAGCTAGTGCTGAAGGTGCATCTGCAGATGAAAATGCTGAGTGGGCATCGAAAGAGCTCTTAGAAGTTGTTATGAACATGAGAAATGGTGACAAATCTGTTTTATCTCGAATGGAGCTAAGTCAACTTATATTGGATTACATTCAAAAGTACAAGCTTCGAGATCGTCGCAATAAGTCTTATGTCATTTGTGACATGAGGCTTAAGAATCTGTTTGGGAAACCGAGAGTGGGTCATATTGAAATGTTAAATCTTCTAGACCCTCACATTTTTTTCACAAAAGAGGACTCTCAGACATATGACCTTCAAGGGAGTGTTGTTGATGCAGAAGCTAATCAGCTAGAGGCTGATTGGAACTCTGATGCTTTGAGAAAGACCGGAAAAGATAAGAAACGTAAAACACGAAAGAAGGGTGATGCAAGGGGACTTCAATCAAATGTAGATGATTATGCTGCCATTGACATGCATAATATCAGTCTAATTTATTTGCGACGAAATTTGGTGGAGGAATTGCTTGAAGATACTGAAACATTCCATGACAAGGTTTTCGATTCTTTTGTGAGAATAAGAATATCTGGTGCTGGTCAAAAGCAAGATTTGTATAGGCTAGTGCAAGTTGTTG GTACAAGCAAAGTTGCTGAACCATATAGAGTTGGGAAAAGAACTACTGATTTTCTACtagatattttaaatttaaacaagaCAGAGGCCATATCGATTGATATTATATCAAATCAAGAGTTCACTGAG GATGAATGCAAGCGGCTACGCCAGAGCATTAAGTGTGGACTTATCAACCGGCTGACTGTG GGAGATATACAGGAAAAGGCCATGACAATCCAGGCAGTCAGAGTCAAAGAT TGGGTGGAATCAGAGATAACACGTCTCAGTCATCTTCGTGATCGAGCCAGTGATTTAGGACGTAGAAAAGA GCTTAGAGAATGTGTAGAGAAATTGCAAATTTTAAAGACACCTGAGGAGCTACAGCGTAGATTAGAGGAGATACCTGAGATACATGTAGACCCCAACATGGATCCTAGTTATGAAtcggaagaagaagatgaagatgataAGAAACAAg GTAATTATATGAGATCAAGAGGTAGTAGTTTTAACAGGCGAGGGAGAGAGCCAATTTCTCCGAGGAAGGGAGGTTACAGTTCAACTGATTCTTGGAGTGGGGGTAGAAATTATTCTAGCATGAATCGGGAATTAAGCAGGAACCTGTCTGGTAAAGGATTTACAAGCAAAGGGGACGATTCTATTGGAGCCAGTGAGACGGGGAATGAAAATTTATGGAATCTAGGACGGGAGAGAGAAACACAACAACCAAACAGTTGGAGCAAGCCAAAAACGGCCCTAAGTTCGGAAATTGGGACAAGGAATACCCACTCTGTTGTAATCCAGGAACCATCTTTGAAGGTTGCATCGGAAATTTCACCTGCACCTCCATCCATAGGAGTAACTACCAATGTCCAGGTTAATGAAACTGAGAAAATGTGGCATTATCAGGATCCATCTGGTAAGGTTCAAGGACCATTTTCGATAGTGCAGCTGCGGAAATGGAGTAATACTGGATATTTCCCTGCTGATTTAAAAATATGGAAAACTAATGAGACTCAAGATGATTCTATACTTTTGACTAATGCCTTGGCTGGAAAGTTTCAGAAAGACCCTCCAGTAGTCGATAATAGCCTTCCAAAAGCTCAAATGGCCTTGTATGGGAATTCTCTTGGAGCAGCCTTGAAACAAGGAATTGAAAGCCAAGTTGGAGAAAGATCAAGGCTTGATCAACATCGTGTAGCTTGGAGTCCTCAGCGTGTTCTGGCTTCACCAGGTCAAACAGATATCAGTTCTTCCGCAGTCAGACCTGCTCCATCTTCACTCGAAATCCCAAAGCATTCTCGAGATACATGGGGCTCTGATACAAACCTACCTTCTCCTACTCCGAACCAAAATCCCACTGGTGGGAATAAGGGACAAGCATTTGAAAGCAAATGGTCACCTACCCCTGGTCAGTCATCAGGTCCTCTTCCGGTACCTAATCCATTCCGAGGAGGTGCTGTAGGGCTGCAACCCCCTACTGTTGTTTCAGAGAGTGGGAGCCCAGCTGCTCCTGTAGTGCATTCACATCCGATGGTGTCAAGTGAATCACATAGGAGACAGGTCAATGTTCAGGCTTCAGTTAATTTAGGTGCTGATTTGAAAAATGCAGGTGTATCTATCCAGAATTTGGTTCAATCTTTGAGTTCTAATAATCCTCCTGCTGAAACTCATGGACCGGGTTCTGTCTCAGTTTCAAGGCAAGAAGCAGTTTCTGTACCCTCTATGCCTGCCACTGGAACTCAAAGGTGGACAAACGCTTCGACTCAGAAGCATGAGCCAAATCCCTCGCTTGCCATGCCTGCTCAACCTGCTGCTTATAGTCACTGGAATGACGCATCACAGGCCAGTCAATTCCCTGGGGTTTTCCAAACTCCTGGTCAACCGAATATGGTGCCATCAGAATCCTGGAGACCTGCTGTTCCAGTTCAGTCAAACGTTCAACTTCCTGCACCACCAAATTTACCTTGGGGTATGACTGTCCCCGATAACCAAGGCACCACTGCCCTGAGACAGGCACCAGGGAATCAAAACCCTGGTTGGGGACCAATACCAGGGAATCAAAACATGGGATGGGGTGCACCGGTCCCGGCAAATACAAACATGAACTGGGGACCATCTAGTCAGGGATCAGCATCTGTTAATCCAAATCAAAATTGGGCTCCACCTGGCCAAAGACAAGTACCCGGGAATGCAAATCCAGGTTGGTCTGCTCCTGGGAATACAATCCAAGGATGGACACCTCCTGGCCAAGGACCTACCGGATGGGTTGCACCAGGACAAGGTGCAGCACCAGGAAATGCAAACCCTGGTTATCCAACACCGTCTAGAAACTCAAGCATGTGGGGAGGAGCCGGAGCCGGAGCCGGAGCTGAACCAAATCACAACGGAGACAAGTTTTCTGATCAAAGAGATAGAAGCTCCCAGGGTAACGAATCAGGTTTTGGTGGGGCCAAACCTTGGAACAGGCAATCATCATTTGGCAGTGGAGGTGGTGGTTCTTCTAGACCACCATTTAAAGGTCAAAGAGTATGCAAATTCCATGAAAATGGACACTGCAAGAAAGGGGCATCGTGTGATTATATGCACACTTAA